The following proteins come from a genomic window of Anopheles stephensi strain Indian unplaced genomic scaffold, UCI_ANSTEP_V1.0 ucontig285, whole genome shotgun sequence:
- the LOC118516398 gene encoding LOW QUALITY PROTEIN: THO complex subunit 7 homolog (The sequence of the model RefSeq protein was modified relative to this genomic sequence to represent the inferred CDS: inserted 1 base in 1 codon), with amino-acid sequence MSDEEVIKRRLQIDGDGTGDDRRLNDLLKTFIKWCNSNEASDNSQAIYDRLLAQLAQCEFDMKKSDFYASVMQQEVKNYATISDTIESGIETAKAQIVQSKQNLVLAXKIRKNRMEYDMLAKTINQQPDRKNTVQELESLKQNLDQLKESRADLERKLETKKKDFSVLMRAIAELQNKLDPTMSVTGTSVCDDEAMDVASVPAADEKMSCDDPLALEEEEDDAASSDNDEVILSSPEKLT; translated from the exons ATGTCCGACG AGGAAGTCATCAAACGCCGGTTGCAAATCGATGGCGATGGAACCGGTGACGATAGACGCCTGAACGATTTGCTGAAAACGTTCATCAAATGGTGCAATTCAAACGAGGCATCCGATAACAG CCAAGCAATATACGACCGCTTGCTGGCCCAGCTTGCCCAGTGCGAGTTCGACATGAAGAAATCCGATTTCTACGCCAGCGTTATGCAGCAGGAGGTGAAAAACTATGCCACCATCTCGGACACGATAGAGTCGGGCATCGAAACGGCAAAGGCACAGATCGTACAGAGCAAACAGAATCTGGTGCTCG AGAAGATTCGCAAAAACCGGATGGAGTATGATATGCTGGCGAAAACGATAAATCAGCAACCGGATCGTAAAAATACCGTACAGGAGCTGGAATCGTTAAAGCAAAATCTGGACCAGCTAAAGGAAAGTAGGGCCGATTTGGAGCGGAAGCtggaaacgaaaaagaaagatTTCAGTGTGCTGATGCGTGCGATCGCAGAGCTGCAGAACAAGCTGGATCCGACGATGTCCGTCACGGGCACGAGCGTGTGCGATGACGAGGCGATGGACGTAGCGTCGGTTCCGGCTGCCGACGAAAAGATGTCTTGCGATGATCCGTTGGcgctggaggaggaggaggacgacgcGGCCAGTTCGGACAATGATGAGGTAATTCTATCATCGCCCGAAAAACTGACTTGA
- the LOC118516397 gene encoding LOW QUALITY PROTEIN: mediator of RNA polymerase II transcription subunit 28-like (The sequence of the model RefSeq protein was modified relative to this genomic sequence to represent the inferred CDS: inserted 1 base in 1 codon), whose product MASSSNGSGNLVDELEEAFQSCIHALTKEESATGIDKDEIKVEVDQTTLKFIDLARQMEAFFLQKRFLLSALKPDLLLKEENFDLKQEIGRKDELIRKHYEKIESWKQLLSDQQNFNKPIQSMPPDMRGNLAGGAPXAPAALMASGGMNLPMQVSKTLQNQHQQQMQQMQVQQQQQQQMQQQMQQSMPMGASNAQLFQQGGMPRGVGPAGSGAGFPPGAGPNLQGPLAYLEKTASNIDLVGLGDGRR is encoded by the exons ATGGCATCCTCGTCGAACGGTAGCGGTAATTTAGTGGATGAGCTCGAGGAAGCATTTCAG TCTTGTATACATGCCCTCACCAAGGAAGAATCGGCTACCGGTATCGACAAGGATGAAATTAAGGTGGAGGTCGATCAAACCACACTCAAGTTCATCGACCTGGCCCGCCAGATGGAAGCATTCTTTCTGCAAAAGCGATTCCTGCTGTCCGCCCTCAAACCGGACCTACTGCTGAAGGAGGAAAACTTTGACCTGAAGCAAGAGATAGGCCGCAAGGATGAGCTGATACGCAAGCATTACGAAAAGATCGAATCCTGGAAACAGTTGCTGTCGGATCAGCAAAATTTCAACAAACCGATACAATCGATGCCACCGGATATGCGTGGCAATCTGGCGGGTGGTGCAC GTGCCCCGGCCGCGCTGATGGCTAGCGGTGGCATGAATCTGCCAATGCAGGTCAGCAAAACA CTGcaaaaccaacaccaacagcagATGCAACAAATGCAggtgcaacaacagcagcagcaacagatgcagcagcaaatgcaacAATCCATGCCGATGGGTGCATCGAACGCGCAGCTGTTCCAGCAGGGTGGGATGCCGCGCGGTGTAGGACCGGCGGGGTCGGGTGCCGGATTTCCGCCCGGTGCCGGCCCGAACCTGCAGGGCCCGTTAGCGTACCTGGAGAAAACGGCTAGCAATATAG atCTAGTGGGCCTTGGCGATGGTCGAAGGTGA
- the LOC118516396 gene encoding centriolar coiled-coil protein of 110 kDa-like, whose amino-acid sequence MESNFVSVFQLDGVPILPPLVNDEVRAAVAIYRQKAIEIEQRLQERKRTLAAIGTVDSRSIDGDSSVGKQGLDEKDGDLSGEKKELETITTSLEEDTSLQSEQSTITVPSGGLVPQEKIAIINTEATEKVDQANNDCNPIANQMKLDEVIYSSWQSSTRTVTPTLLNENSEESKEWFPLVRSNTFDLEKPSIDLVNLQRVEHSTPVIDRSKERSADEVNERPKASRQQKILNPAVVTGKDSTPVKAFPAAIGKPKKSPKEKAIPSADVAKPRSKRRTAARKISHSSTGLERDRAFESVAQALTTHEQRMMELLKRQEEERLMLEESFRQKTQELVALCAKSLPVEDNSGMAVSANESGTMMLSASAVTRTKTPDMHTASSVSQLSLCDVSYDSCTDTDDAAYQTCHANGTSEENVNRSERTLTEDPSLGNDSIRTHNTGQDNNGNDVIRLLLPRRMTEVQQTRAATIINAYARGYLTRRLFQTDVVQNIKRTIADIVCFIISTQQTQAKGVKEDAKLAALRRNAGKQIAYCLDQLHTIFVTSTARDRLQMIRRDRSLKGTSALPTKVHCKQHV is encoded by the exons ATGGAGAGTAATTTCGTGTCGGTCTTTCAGCTGGAcggagttcccatactgccgcCATTG GTTAACGATGAGGTGCGTGCTGCCGTGGCCATTTACCGGCAGAAGGCAATCGAAATCGAGCAACGACTGCAGGAACGGAAAAGGACCTTGGCGGCAATTGGGACTGTTGAttcacgatcgatcgatggggATAGTTCGGTCGGTAAGCAAGGATTAGACGAGAAAGATGGTGATTTGTCGGGCGAGAAGAAGGAACTGGAAACTATCACAACAAGCCTAGAGGAGGACACTTCACTGCAAAGTGAACAATCCACAATTACAGTTCCTTCCGGTGGTTTAGTCCCGCAAGAAAAGATCGCGATCATCAACACTGAGGCTACGGAGAAGGTGGATCAAGCGAACAATGATTGCAATCCCATTGCCAACCAAATGAAGCTTGACGAAGTGATATACTCCAGCTGGCAGTCATCCACCAGAACGGTGACCCCAACACTGTTGAACGAAAACTCGGAAGAATCGAAGGAATGGTTTCCGCTGGTTCGATCCAACACGTTCGATCTCGAGAAACCCAGCATTGATCTCGTGAATCTTCAGCGAGTTGAGCATTCTACACCGGTGATCGATCGGTCCAAAGAAAGATCTGCGGATGAAGTAAACGAACGGCCCAAAGCAAGCAGGCAGCAGAAAATATTGAATCCTGCTGTAGTTACGGGAAAGGACAGCACACCGGTAAAAGCCTTCCCAGCCGCAATCGGGAAACCGAAAAAATCACCCAAGGAAAAAGCGATCCCGAGCGCGGATGTTGCCAAACCACGATCGAAAAGAAGGACTGCCGCGCGCAAGATAAGCCACTCTTCCACCGGGCTGGAGCGGGATCGTGCATTCGAAAGTGTTGCCCAAGCGCTAACCACACACGAGCAGCGCATGATGGAGCTTCTAAAGCGACAGGAAGAGGAACGACTAATGCTGGAGGAAAGCTTTCGCCAAAAGACACAGGAGCTGGTGGCACTCTGTGCGAAATCCCTTCCCGTGGAGGACAACAGCGGGATGGCAGTGTCGGCCAACGAGAGCGGTACGATGATGCTGTCCGCTAGTGCGGTCACTCGCACAAAGACACCGGACATGCATACGGCTTCGAGCGTGAGCCAACTGTCGCTGTGCGACGTGTCGTACGATTCCTGTACCGATACCGACGATGCCGCTTACCAAACCTGCCACGCCAACGGCACGTCGGAGGAAAATGTTAACCGTAGTGAGCGCACGCTTACGGAGGATCCATCGCTGGGAAACGATTCTATTCGTACGCACAACACCGGTCAGGACAATAATGGGAACGATGTTATACGGCTGCTACTTCCACGCCGCATGACGGAAGTCCAACAAACCCGAGCGGCCACAATCATTAATGCGTACGCACGCGGCTATCTAACGCGCCGTCTGTTTCAAACGGACGTGGTGCAAAACATTAAGCGTACGATCGCCGATATCGTGTGCTTTATCATCAGTACGCAGCAAACGCAAGCGAAAGGCGTGAAGGAAGATGCAAAGCTGGCCGCCCTACGGCGTAATGCCGGCAAACAGATTGCGTACTGTCTGGACCAGTTGCACACCATATTCGTAACCAGTACGGCACGCGACCGGTTGCAGATGATCCGTCGGGATCGGTCTTTAAAGGGTACCTCCGCGCTGCCAACCAAGGTTCACTGCAAGCAACACGTTTAG